A window from Phycisphaeraceae bacterium encodes these proteins:
- a CDS encoding methyltransferase domain-containing protein, which yields MGDSLSATGTSPEAPEHQHEMVRSRYRAYAPNYDRRFRRYTAWSRAIVLDAIRDLPPASRVLDVCCGTGVVTAALADHFPKAEIVGVDLSQAMLARAQERLEALGLEGIHLCEAPAEKVPVESGSVDLAVCANAFHLLDRQEAALSEFARVTASGGRVVILDWTLEALQMRWLAWWLKVSQRTRRRVLTRGLLADMAKRAGLEVEVAERVHIPPAWGLMVVRLTKP from the coding sequence ATGGGTGACAGCCTGAGTGCCACGGGAACCTCACCTGAAGCGCCGGAGCATCAGCATGAGATGGTGCGCTCCAGGTACCGCGCTTATGCGCCCAACTATGACCGACGCTTCCGGCGCTACACCGCGTGGTCGCGCGCCATCGTGCTCGATGCGATCCGTGACCTGCCGCCGGCGTCGCGCGTGCTTGATGTCTGCTGCGGCACCGGAGTCGTGACGGCCGCGCTGGCGGATCACTTCCCGAAGGCCGAGATCGTCGGGGTCGATCTTTCCCAAGCGATGCTTGCGCGAGCGCAGGAGCGCCTCGAAGCGCTCGGTCTCGAAGGCATTCACCTGTGCGAGGCCCCTGCGGAGAAGGTGCCGGTTGAATCCGGGAGCGTCGACCTGGCGGTCTGTGCGAATGCCTTCCACCTGCTCGATCGCCAGGAGGCGGCCCTCTCCGAGTTCGCGCGCGTCACGGCTTCCGGCGGGCGCGTGGTCATCCTCGACTGGACCCTCGAGGCGCTTCAGATGCGCTGGCTGGCGTGGTGGCTCAAGGTCTCCCAGCGCACGCGCCGACGCGTGCTGACCCGGGGGTTACTCGCGGATATGGCGAAGCGCGCGGGCCTTGAAGTGGAAGTGGCCGAGCGCGTGCACATCCCACCGGCATGGGGATTGATGGTCGTCCGATTGACGAAGCCATGA
- a CDS encoding YfcE family phosphodiesterase → MRVGLLSDSHGRAARTRDAVRLLVGRGADILLHMGDIETEEVLDQLAGLTAHVVFGNNDDEISLGRYAASIGLTVAHPLGQLSVDGKTIAFTHGHLGSSLRDWRGIDYFVHGHTHQRRDERREGTRIINPGALHRAPVYSVALLDPASDALEFLDLGE, encoded by the coding sequence ATGCGCGTCGGACTTCTCTCAGATAGTCATGGCCGAGCCGCCCGAACGAGAGACGCGGTCCGCCTGCTGGTCGGTCGCGGTGCGGACATCCTGCTCCATATGGGTGACATCGAGACCGAAGAGGTTCTCGACCAGCTTGCGGGGTTGACCGCGCATGTTGTCTTCGGCAACAACGATGACGAAATCTCCCTCGGCCGATATGCAGCCTCAATTGGCCTGACGGTTGCCCATCCGCTGGGTCAGCTCTCGGTCGATGGCAAGACGATTGCCTTCACCCATGGCCATCTCGGGTCCAGCCTTCGGGATTGGCGGGGAATCGACTACTTCGTTCACGGACACACCCACCAGCGGCGCGATGAGCGGCGCGAGGGCACACGCATCATCAACCCTGGCGCGCTGCACCGGGCGCCCGTCTACTCGGTGGCGCTCCTCGACCCTGCGTCGGACGCGCTCGAGTTTCTCGATCTCGGGGAGTGA
- a CDS encoding HAD-IC family P-type ATPase produces MSGASRPSSPVWHALDAAAVLSMLEVDPRRGLDARVVEERRRIHGFNRITRQARTSAWRMLLGQFTSELVLILIAAAVITALLGEWIDSGVIIGVVVVNGIVGFIQERRASAAIEALAQALGVSARVRRDEQRTKVPAADLVPGDIVLLESGDAVPADMRLVEVRDLFVDESALTGESVPIAKRVHAMDEGTELADRAGMVYAGTVVTRGQGVAVVVEIGDATEIGRISGLVRQADRIETPLTRRIAEFSRLLTWAILLVASLMFFVGLMHGAGALQTFMAAVALAVGAIPEGLPAVITVTLAIGVHRMAARNAIIRKLPVVEALGSTTVICSDKTGTLTENRMTVRSIWTAAREYAVTGHGDTPAGGAIEEADRLDDHPALAGCLRAGTLANDAALHRGAEGWRLDGDPTEVAILVAAEKAGIDTRALRDASPIDDLIPFESERQFMASRHGREVMLKGSVERVLEGSATMLDGDRSVAIDRARIRAEASRLSHEGLRLIACARGVLAPDAALDPHHLPPNLEFLGLIGMIDPPRERAKQAILRCRSAGIEVKMITGDHPGTALAIARRLGLVAAEKREGEVVTGAELGHVSDEALPELADRVSVFARMTPEQKLRLVKALQSLGHVVAMTGDGVNDAPALRQADVGVAMGRNGTDAAKEASDVVLADDDFATIEAAVEEGRGVFDNLTKFIVWTLPTNGGAAMIILAAVVFGVALPILPVQALYLNLTTALLLGLMLAFEPHEPDLMERPPRNPGAPLFTFEVFMRTGLMTILISGMGFALFEWALAREMSEAQARTIVVSGVVWCQIFYLFNCRSLLRGVWSVGWFSNRWLWFGVFGMVLVQVAFAHWGPMQALFSTEGPDLTAWTLIVAGAWLIGIIVGFEKWLRRRALDRRAAKGPPAAGRALS; encoded by the coding sequence GTGAGCGGCGCATCACGGCCCTCGTCGCCGGTGTGGCATGCGCTCGATGCGGCCGCCGTGCTCTCGATGCTCGAGGTCGATCCGCGACGCGGCCTTGATGCGCGAGTGGTGGAGGAGCGACGCCGCATCCATGGCTTCAACCGGATCACCCGCCAGGCGCGGACGAGCGCCTGGCGGATGCTGCTGGGCCAGTTCACCTCGGAGCTTGTGCTCATCCTCATCGCAGCGGCGGTCATCACTGCGCTTCTCGGCGAGTGGATCGACTCGGGGGTGATCATCGGCGTGGTGGTCGTCAATGGAATCGTGGGGTTCATCCAGGAGCGGCGCGCCTCGGCGGCGATCGAGGCGCTCGCTCAGGCTCTCGGCGTCTCGGCGCGAGTCCGCCGTGATGAACAACGGACGAAGGTGCCCGCGGCCGATCTCGTGCCGGGCGACATCGTGCTGCTCGAATCGGGCGACGCGGTTCCGGCGGACATGCGGCTCGTCGAGGTGCGCGACCTCTTCGTCGATGAGTCGGCGCTGACCGGAGAGTCGGTGCCCATTGCCAAGAGGGTGCACGCCATGGACGAGGGCACCGAACTCGCCGATCGCGCTGGCATGGTCTACGCCGGGACGGTTGTGACGCGCGGGCAGGGCGTCGCGGTGGTGGTCGAGATCGGCGACGCGACGGAGATCGGCCGTATCAGCGGGCTGGTTCGCCAGGCCGACCGGATCGAAACTCCGCTGACGCGGCGCATCGCCGAGTTCAGTCGTCTCTTGACCTGGGCGATCCTGCTGGTCGCCTCGCTGATGTTCTTCGTGGGTCTCATGCACGGCGCGGGGGCGCTCCAGACCTTCATGGCGGCCGTGGCGCTCGCCGTCGGCGCCATTCCCGAGGGGCTTCCAGCGGTCATCACCGTCACGCTGGCGATCGGCGTGCACCGGATGGCGGCGCGGAACGCCATCATCCGCAAGCTGCCCGTGGTCGAGGCGCTGGGAAGCACCACGGTCATCTGTTCGGACAAGACCGGCACGCTGACTGAGAACCGCATGACGGTGCGCTCGATCTGGACCGCGGCGCGCGAGTACGCCGTGACGGGCCATGGCGACACGCCTGCGGGCGGCGCGATCGAGGAGGCCGATCGACTCGACGATCACCCGGCGCTCGCGGGCTGTCTTCGTGCCGGAACGCTTGCCAATGACGCGGCTCTGCACCGGGGCGCGGAGGGATGGCGCCTCGACGGCGACCCGACGGAAGTCGCCATTCTCGTCGCGGCGGAGAAGGCGGGCATCGACACCCGGGCGCTGCGCGACGCCTCGCCCATCGACGATCTCATTCCCTTCGAGTCGGAGCGGCAGTTCATGGCGTCACGCCACGGGCGCGAAGTGATGCTCAAGGGCTCCGTCGAGCGCGTGCTCGAAGGCAGCGCCACCATGCTCGATGGCGATCGATCCGTCGCGATCGATCGGGCGCGCATCCGCGCCGAGGCGTCGCGGCTCTCCCACGAAGGACTGCGCCTGATCGCCTGCGCCCGCGGTGTGCTGGCACCCGATGCGGCGCTCGACCCCCATCACCTGCCGCCCAATCTCGAGTTCCTCGGATTGATCGGCATGATCGATCCACCGCGCGAGCGGGCGAAGCAGGCGATCCTGCGCTGCCGGAGCGCCGGCATCGAGGTGAAGATGATCACCGGAGACCATCCGGGCACTGCACTCGCCATCGCTCGGAGGCTCGGACTCGTGGCCGCGGAGAAGCGCGAGGGCGAGGTCGTCACCGGCGCTGAACTCGGCCATGTTTCGGATGAAGCGCTGCCGGAACTCGCCGATCGAGTCTCGGTCTTCGCCCGCATGACCCCGGAGCAGAAGCTCCGGCTCGTCAAGGCGCTCCAATCGCTCGGTCATGTCGTCGCCATGACGGGAGATGGCGTCAACGATGCGCCCGCGCTCCGCCAGGCCGATGTCGGCGTCGCGATGGGACGCAACGGGACTGACGCCGCCAAGGAGGCCTCCGATGTCGTCCTGGCCGACGATGACTTCGCAACAATCGAAGCGGCTGTTGAAGAGGGGCGCGGTGTCTTCGACAACCTCACGAAGTTCATCGTCTGGACGCTGCCGACCAATGGCGGTGCCGCGATGATCATCCTTGCGGCGGTCGTCTTTGGAGTCGCCCTTCCCATTCTGCCGGTGCAGGCGCTCTACCTGAATCTCACGACGGCGCTCCTGCTCGGGCTCATGCTCGCCTTCGAGCCGCACGAGCCCGACCTCATGGAGCGCCCACCGCGGAATCCCGGTGCGCCGCTCTTCACCTTCGAGGTCTTCATGCGGACAGGCCTCATGACAATCCTCATTTCGGGCATGGGCTTCGCCCTCTTCGAGTGGGCGCTGGCGCGGGAGATGAGCGAAGCGCAGGCTCGCACGATCGTCGTCAGTGGTGTCGTCTGGTGCCAGATCTTCTATCTCTTCAACTGCCGTTCGCTCCTGCGAGGGGTCTGGAGCGTCGGCTGGTTCAGCAACCGATGGCTCTGGTTCGGTGTCTTCGGCATGGTGCTGGTGCAGGTTGCGTTTGCCCACTGGGGGCCGATGCAGGCGCTCTTCAGCACCGAGGGACCGGACCTGACAGCGTGGACGCTCATTGTCGCGGGCGCGTGGCTCATCGGGATCATCGTGGGCTTTGAGAAGTGGCTCAGGCGGCGTGCGCTCGACCGTCGCGCTGCGAAGGGACCACCGGCGGCAGGTCGAGCGCTCTCCTGA
- a CDS encoding class I SAM-dependent methyltransferase encodes MSDGGAEAGLSGAAPSAPNEVPIPSFGPERMALYERATEKLGPREWLVKALDQHSITRASGGRIDVLHALDLGCGLGQEAEFLLSSGWRVVATDASARMLAATRARAERLAALDRLELVHAPFENTPLPVAAFHLVHAGFALPFCPEHHFEALWARLAASLAPGGLFVGQLFGPRDQFVVESDPGTMSAHTAVDLPRLFESFDLLAHEEVEREGEPLPGVRKRWHVHHLVARRRS; translated from the coding sequence GTGAGTGATGGTGGCGCCGAGGCTGGGCTGAGTGGCGCGGCACCGTCGGCGCCGAACGAGGTTCCGATCCCCTCATTCGGACCCGAGCGCATGGCGCTCTATGAGCGCGCGACGGAGAAACTCGGTCCCCGCGAGTGGCTGGTGAAGGCCCTCGACCAACATTCGATCACGCGAGCTTCTGGCGGCCGGATTGACGTCCTTCATGCCCTCGATCTCGGCTGCGGTCTCGGGCAGGAAGCGGAGTTCCTCCTTTCGAGCGGCTGGCGCGTCGTCGCGACCGATGCGAGTGCGAGAATGCTGGCCGCGACCCGGGCCCGGGCGGAACGGCTCGCGGCCCTCGATCGTCTGGAGTTGGTGCACGCTCCATTTGAGAACACGCCGCTCCCCGTTGCGGCGTTCCACCTGGTGCACGCCGGCTTTGCACTGCCCTTCTGCCCGGAGCATCACTTCGAGGCGCTCTGGGCGCGCCTGGCCGCGTCGCTTGCTCCCGGCGGTCTCTTCGTCGGCCAGCTCTTTGGACCGCGCGACCAGTTCGTGGTGGAGAGTGACCCCGGCACCATGAGTGCTCACACCGCGGTGGATCTGCCGCGTCTCTTCGAGTCATTTGATCTGCTCGCCCACGAGGAGGTCGAGCGCGAGGGCGAACCGCTCCCCGGCGTGCGGAAGCGCTGGCATGTGCATCACCTCGTCGCGAGGAGGCGATCGTGA
- a CDS encoding DUF1080 domain-containing protein has protein sequence MMNIHLLAAVVNLAFGSAMADPPLRAPGPPHSPAVNAPAEESAMNELTDKERADGWVLLFDGKDASQHFRGFRKESLPDGWQVVDGTLVRKGPGGDIVTRETYKDFEFVCEWKVGPAGNSGVMWHVGEEKNYPWETGPEMQILDDAGHVDGRTPYTSAGACYALYPAPEGAVKPAGEWNRARILVQGSKVELWLNGVQTATFDTSSDDWKERIAKSKFKDMPAFATKDSGHIALQDHGDEVAFRNIKIRPIR, from the coding sequence ATGATGAACATTCACCTGCTGGCGGCTGTGGTCAACCTCGCCTTCGGAAGCGCGATGGCGGATCCACCGCTTCGGGCGCCGGGACCTCCCCATTCGCCTGCTGTGAACGCTCCGGCTGAGGAGAGCGCCATGAACGAGTTGACCGACAAGGAGCGGGCCGACGGTTGGGTTCTGCTCTTTGACGGCAAGGATGCATCGCAGCACTTCCGCGGATTCCGCAAGGAGTCGCTGCCCGACGGCTGGCAGGTCGTCGATGGGACGCTCGTGCGCAAGGGGCCGGGCGGAGACATCGTCACGCGCGAGACTTACAAGGACTTCGAGTTTGTCTGCGAGTGGAAGGTGGGGCCTGCCGGCAACTCGGGCGTCATGTGGCATGTCGGCGAGGAGAAGAACTACCCCTGGGAGACCGGGCCCGAGATGCAGATCCTCGACGACGCGGGCCATGTCGACGGGCGGACGCCATACACCTCGGCGGGCGCGTGCTATGCCCTCTACCCCGCGCCCGAGGGCGCGGTGAAGCCCGCGGGGGAGTGGAATCGTGCGCGAATCCTCGTCCAGGGCAGCAAGGTTGAACTCTGGCTCAATGGCGTGCAGACGGCCACCTTCGATACCTCGAGCGATGACTGGAAGGAGCGCATCGCCAAGAGCAAGTTCAAGGACATGCCCGCCTTTGCCACGAAAGATTCGGGGCACATCGCGCTTCAAGATCACGGCGACGAGGTCGCCTTCAGGAACATCAAGATCCGTCCGATCCGGTGA
- the corA gene encoding magnesium/cobalt transporter CorA: protein MSRRRRRPRALPTPGLPPGTLSVDPEAGPTRIRAFGFSPEGFEELPSADRAALTRLAEKWPIIWVDVEGLGDAAALTMIADHFGLHPLAMEDVVDTSQRAKVEPYGEITFIVMPMPRSGDEFNTEQLSLFLGRQWVVTFQESSPGDCLGGIRDRIRFGRGRVRRSPAAYLAYALIDAVIDGYFPIVEQLGDRLDALEHRVLERPDHRQIVDMRVIKRQLARLRRAIWPMRDAATTMISLDTVFAPELRLFIRDAHDHVVRLMDIIETDRAMASDLIEIHLSAISARQSEVNKFLTIIATIFLPLSWIAGIYGMNFEFMPELHWAFGYPMALLMMAAFAAGLLIYFYRKGWLAPSGFGSLKEERHADGPRGAPPKEASALGAPTGGDRPSPPQHPVRDAPRNAPLE from the coding sequence GTGAGCCGTCGTCGTCGTCGACCGCGTGCACTTCCGACGCCCGGGCTTCCGCCCGGGACGCTCTCGGTCGACCCCGAGGCGGGTCCCACGCGAATCCGCGCCTTTGGTTTTTCGCCCGAAGGCTTCGAGGAACTCCCCTCGGCGGACCGGGCCGCGCTGACCCGGCTTGCCGAGAAGTGGCCCATCATCTGGGTCGATGTCGAGGGCCTCGGGGATGCCGCAGCCCTGACCATGATCGCCGACCACTTCGGACTCCATCCGCTGGCGATGGAGGATGTCGTGGACACCTCGCAGCGCGCCAAGGTGGAACCCTATGGTGAGATCACCTTCATCGTCATGCCGATGCCGCGCAGCGGCGATGAGTTCAACACCGAGCAGCTCTCACTCTTTCTCGGTCGTCAATGGGTGGTGACCTTCCAGGAATCATCTCCCGGCGATTGCCTCGGCGGCATTCGGGACCGGATCCGATTCGGTCGCGGGCGGGTGCGGCGCAGTCCCGCGGCGTATCTCGCCTACGCGCTCATCGATGCCGTGATCGACGGGTACTTTCCCATCGTGGAGCAGCTCGGCGATCGGCTGGATGCGCTCGAACACCGGGTGCTCGAACGCCCGGATCATCGCCAGATCGTTGACATGCGCGTCATCAAGCGACAGCTCGCGCGGCTTCGTCGAGCCATCTGGCCTATGCGAGATGCCGCGACGACCATGATCTCCCTCGACACGGTCTTCGCCCCGGAACTCCGCCTCTTCATCCGCGATGCTCACGACCATGTCGTGCGGCTCATGGACATCATCGAAACCGATCGTGCAATGGCCAGCGACCTGATCGAGATTCACCTGAGCGCCATCTCCGCCAGGCAGAGCGAGGTCAACAAGTTCCTGACCATCATCGCGACCATCTTCCTGCCCCTGAGCTGGATCGCCGGCATCTACGGAATGAATTTCGAGTTCATGCCGGAGCTTCATTGGGCCTTCGGCTATCCGATGGCGCTCCTGATGATGGCGGCATTCGCCGCGGGGCTCCTCATCTACTTCTATCGCAAGGGCTGGCTCGCACCGAGCGGATTCGGGAGCCTCAAAGAGGAGCGACATGCCGATGGCCCCCGGGGCGCGCCGCCAAAGGAGGCATCCGCGCTTGGGGCTCCGACCGGAGGGGACCGACCTTCGCCTCCGCAGCATCCAGTCAGGGACGCGCCGCGAAATGCTCCGCTGGAGTGA
- a CDS encoding magnesium chelatase produces MPSQPPAVRTLAELRASGWVSRRVKDELRSNFERALAIGEELFPGIVGYDDTVLPEVANAILAGHDMLFLGEKGQAKSRLMRLLPRLLDEWLPYVELPECPVHEDPTRPITAMAKRFLAETPAEKVPIAWWHRSERYAERLAPGTRFADVIGEIDPSKLVAGRSLGAEEALHFGLIPRMHRGIFAMNELPDLDDSVQVGLFNVLEERDVQIRGHPVRFDLDVMILFSANPATYNRSGKVIPQLKDRIGSTIVTHYPRERSDGIRITRQEAGVDLGGDFPVVVPPFMEEIIEAISVAARRSPHVDQASGVSARFSAANWRTMVASARRRGIQLGERPAVPRVSDLAHLHASALGKLELDLMGTHQMTERQIIDAIVAEAIGVVFTEYCDEHGLEEIADIFAKGVRIEVGDQLPSQHYAERLSRVPPAWEKAFEVNVAGDPAVRASCVEFVLAGLHATDRISRSQSHGRIVYEVS; encoded by the coding sequence ATGCCCAGCCAACCACCTGCCGTTCGAACTCTGGCCGAGCTGCGCGCAAGCGGCTGGGTGTCCCGTCGGGTCAAGGATGAGCTTCGATCCAACTTCGAGCGAGCCCTCGCCATCGGAGAGGAGCTCTTCCCCGGCATCGTCGGTTACGACGACACGGTTCTGCCCGAGGTGGCCAACGCGATTCTCGCGGGTCACGACATGCTCTTCCTCGGCGAGAAGGGTCAGGCGAAGAGCCGGCTCATGCGGCTCCTTCCGCGCCTTCTTGATGAGTGGCTGCCCTATGTCGAGCTGCCCGAGTGTCCCGTTCACGAGGATCCCACGCGACCTATCACTGCCATGGCGAAGCGCTTTCTCGCGGAGACGCCCGCGGAGAAGGTGCCGATCGCGTGGTGGCATCGAAGCGAGCGTTACGCCGAGCGCCTGGCACCGGGGACGCGCTTCGCCGATGTGATCGGGGAAATCGACCCTTCAAAGCTGGTTGCGGGTCGTTCGCTCGGCGCGGAAGAGGCGCTCCACTTCGGCCTGATTCCGCGCATGCATCGCGGCATCTTCGCCATGAACGAGCTGCCGGATCTGGATGACTCGGTCCAGGTCGGCCTCTTCAATGTGCTTGAAGAGCGCGATGTGCAGATTCGAGGCCACCCGGTTCGCTTCGATCTCGATGTGATGATCCTCTTCAGCGCAAATCCCGCCACCTACAACCGGTCGGGCAAGGTCATTCCGCAGCTCAAGGACCGGATCGGTTCAACCATCGTCACCCACTACCCGCGAGAGCGAAGCGACGGCATCAGGATCACGCGGCAGGAAGCGGGCGTTGATCTCGGTGGCGACTTCCCGGTGGTCGTGCCGCCTTTCATGGAGGAGATCATCGAGGCGATCAGCGTGGCGGCGCGGAGGAGCCCCCATGTCGATCAGGCGAGTGGCGTGAGCGCCCGCTTCAGTGCGGCCAACTGGCGCACGATGGTGGCGAGCGCCAGGCGTCGCGGCATTCAGCTCGGTGAGCGCCCCGCCGTGCCGCGCGTAAGCGATCTCGCCCACCTGCACGCTTCGGCGCTCGGCAAGCTCGAACTCGACCTCATGGGCACGCATCAGATGACAGAACGACAGATCATCGATGCGATCGTGGCCGAGGCGATCGGCGTCGTCTTCACCGAGTACTGCGACGAACACGGGCTCGAGGAGATCGCCGACATCTTCGCGAAGGGCGTGCGGATCGAGGTCGGCGACCAGCTTCCCTCGCAGCACTATGCGGAGCGCTTGAGCCGCGTTCCTCCCGCGTGGGAGAAGGCCTTTGAGGTCAATGTCGCCGGCGATCCGGCCGTGCGAGCGAGCTGCGTCGAGTTCGTGCTCGCCGGGTTGCACGCGACCGACCGCATCTCCCGCTCGCAGTCGCACGGGCGCATCGTCTACGAGGTCTCCTGA
- a CDS encoding thioredoxin family protein, producing the protein MPPLASTMVPLGTPCPDFHLTDVTSGRVISRDDMAKAPALLVMFICNHCPFVKHIRAELARLPREYAAKGLATVAICSNDPVSHPADGPGPMKQEAIDAGYTFPYLHDSEQRIARAFDAACTPDFFLYDGARRLVYRGQLDSSRPGINLPVDGADLRAAIDAVLAGRAPSPEQKPAIGCSIKWRADAVA; encoded by the coding sequence ATGCCACCGCTTGCCTCCACCATGGTCCCGCTGGGAACCCCCTGCCCCGACTTCCATCTCACCGATGTGACCTCTGGACGCGTGATCTCGCGCGACGACATGGCCAAGGCACCGGCGCTGCTGGTCATGTTCATCTGCAACCATTGCCCCTTCGTGAAGCACATCCGCGCGGAACTCGCGCGCCTGCCTCGTGAGTACGCGGCGAAGGGCCTCGCCACGGTGGCGATCTGCTCGAATGACCCCGTCTCCCACCCCGCCGACGGTCCCGGCCCCATGAAGCAGGAGGCGATCGACGCGGGCTACACCTTCCCCTATCTGCACGACTCCGAGCAGCGCATCGCCCGCGCCTTCGATGCCGCCTGCACGCCGGATTTCTTCCTCTACGACGGAGCTCGTCGGCTCGTCTACCGAGGCCAGCTCGACTCCAGTCGGCCCGGGATCAACCTCCCCGTCGACGGCGCCGATCTGCGGGCCGCCATCGACGCGGTGCTCGCCGGGCGTGCGCCATCACCGGAGCAGAAGCCCGCGATCGGCTGTTCGATCAAGTGGCGCGCGGACGCCGTGGCCTGA
- the gltX gene encoding glutamate--tRNA ligase, with protein sequence MQKGPLKVLDGGHGSATQTGVDDRRASADGQVVVTRFAPSPSGHLHVGGARTALFCWAYARGRGGKFILRIEDTDQKRSSDAASIAFLQDLAWLGVDWDEGPVFDQSGGGDHGPYFQAQRLEIYQRYLDQLLRSGRAYYAFDTAEELESHRRDAKARNIPYRYDGSAARSLSSSEVESRLKAGMPAVIRFAAPQGEVVIRDAVLGDATLPPGEIDDFVIRKADGFPTYHFAVVVDDELMGVTHVLRAQEHFNNTARHMLLQDALGFRRPVYGHLPLIFNPDGSKMSKRDKDKVLRKAVQERGLRELPAVPPGPEAAAISAAMPSQEQFTKWLADKTVQLPVGQSTALATALGVNLPEINVDDFRRSGYLPGVLCNFLALNGWSPGNDLEKFDLEFLIGHFDLDRVLKTPAKFDRAKLLAFNLDAIQALSPQEFERLARDHGEREHPAFMVRLTSEQFSALAEASRARSKTLDDLFRANRFLVIPDEALEFDSKAVSKVLDAKGVAHLEQLKTRLEECASWTASDLEAVVKAYAERHAEGRLGDVAQPLRVAVSGGTVSPPIFDTLAILGRASTLTRIARALDRVTSGASG encoded by the coding sequence ATGCAGAAGGGTCCACTGAAAGTTCTTGACGGCGGTCACGGCTCGGCGACGCAGACGGGCGTCGACGATCGCCGGGCGTCCGCTGACGGTCAGGTCGTCGTCACCCGCTTTGCGCCGAGTCCGTCAGGTCACCTCCATGTCGGCGGTGCGAGAACCGCGCTCTTCTGCTGGGCCTACGCCCGGGGGCGCGGCGGGAAGTTCATTCTTCGAATCGAGGACACCGATCAGAAGCGCTCAAGCGACGCAGCGAGCATTGCCTTCCTTCAGGACTTGGCGTGGCTCGGCGTTGATTGGGACGAAGGCCCCGTCTTCGACCAATCCGGCGGCGGCGACCATGGACCATACTTCCAGGCGCAGCGGCTGGAGATCTACCAGCGCTACCTCGATCAGCTTCTGCGCAGCGGGCGTGCCTACTACGCCTTCGACACCGCCGAGGAGCTTGAGTCGCATCGTCGCGACGCCAAGGCGAGGAACATTCCCTATCGCTACGACGGCAGCGCGGCCCGATCGCTGTCGTCATCAGAAGTCGAGAGCCGCCTCAAGGCGGGCATGCCTGCGGTCATCCGCTTCGCCGCGCCGCAGGGCGAGGTGGTGATCCGCGACGCCGTCCTCGGCGACGCCACTCTGCCCCCCGGCGAGATCGATGACTTCGTGATCCGCAAGGCCGACGGCTTCCCGACCTACCACTTCGCTGTGGTGGTCGACGATGAATTGATGGGCGTGACCCATGTGCTGCGAGCGCAGGAGCACTTCAACAACACGGCGCGGCACATGCTCCTTCAGGATGCCCTCGGGTTTCGGCGTCCGGTCTATGGCCACCTGCCGCTGATCTTCAACCCCGATGGCTCGAAGATGAGCAAGCGCGACAAGGACAAGGTGCTTCGCAAGGCGGTGCAGGAACGCGGCCTTCGCGAACTCCCCGCCGTGCCGCCGGGGCCCGAGGCGGCGGCGATCTCCGCGGCCATGCCGAGTCAGGAGCAGTTCACAAAGTGGCTCGCCGACAAGACTGTGCAGCTTCCCGTGGGCCAGTCCACGGCGCTCGCGACCGCCCTTGGTGTGAATCTCCCGGAGATCAATGTCGATGACTTCCGTCGCTCGGGCTATCTGCCCGGAGTCCTCTGCAACTTCCTGGCGCTCAACGGCTGGAGTCCGGGCAACGATCTGGAGAAGTTCGATCTCGAGTTCCTCATCGGTCACTTCGATCTCGACAGGGTGCTCAAGACCCCGGCGAAGTTCGATCGCGCCAAGCTCCTTGCATTCAACCTCGACGCCATTCAGGCCCTCTCGCCGCAGGAGTTCGAGCGGCTGGCGCGCGATCACGGCGAGCGAGAGCACCCCGCCTTCATGGTGCGACTGACCAGCGAACAGTTCTCCGCGCTGGCCGAGGCGAGTCGTGCGCGCAGCAAGACGCTCGATGATCTCTTTCGTGCCAATCGCTTCCTGGTCATTCCCGACGAAGCACTCGAGTTCGACTCAAAGGCTGTCTCGAAGGTGCTTGATGCGAAGGGTGTCGCGCACCTCGAGCAACTGAAGACGCGGCTCGAAGAGTGTGCCTCGTGGACGGCGTCTGACCTCGAAGCCGTGGTGAAGGCGTATGCGGAGCGCCATGCCGAGGGGCGTCTCGGCGATGTCGCCCAGCCGCTTCGCGTGGCGGTGAGCGGCGGTACGGTGAGTCCGCCGATCTTCGACACCCTGGCCATCCTCGGGCGGGCGAGCACCCTCACCCGAATCGCCCGCGCGCTTGACCGAGTGACTTCAGGTGCCTCGGGCTGA